The DNA sequence TTATTCTCCTTGCAATATCTTGTCATTGTTAGCTTTTATTTGTGTAGTTTAAGTAAACCCACTTGATAGTTTTAATCATCTTCATATATGGGTTCTTATTAGCTTGAAGAAATGATGTGGGCAAGTGTGAGGCGAAAAGTTCTCTCTGGCAGCTCTACTACTTATTTGGTTAGTAGTGAAGGAACTTTCTTTTGTTTGAATGAATTTACTGTTTTCATTTGTATAGGCTTCAAAGCATgttattctatttaaaatttgatttttgggGTCATTGAACTTTAGTTTAATTGACTAAAGCTGAATTTTCGTTTTCTTTACATTAGGTTTTAGAGCAATCATTGCCAGGTACTTGTTTTATGGCACCATTATCGCGATCTTACTCCAACCCCTTGAAGGTGGTAATCATGCTTGATGTCTTTGGCTCtctatgtattttatgtttggtTTGTTTACTTCATTTTTGTATTATGGCTTGTATTATGTGTAATGTTAATTcttgctagttttattttaCCTGTTTAGATACTGCCATTTGAAAGACAATCAAACAACCTACGAAATGTCAGTTTCCATGGTTCCCTTGGTAAGTCCATTGTGAATGGCATTATGAGATTTGCCTATTTGATTTAGGCTTGTGCAGACACACTTATCTTTGTGGGTTTCTTTGAATTTCATGGGTTTACAGGACTTCCAGTTGGTTCTGCATCTGCTGCTTAATATGTCTGATGCTATATTGAATTCATTTGACATCCTTTGGGAAAATTACTataacatataattttaaagttaattaaaatgttttttttatttggttctTTTGTGAGGAATTTTATAGTCAATTAGTTAAAAGAGAGtacaatttcaaattttaaaactatGCTTCTCCTTCAAAATCTTCACTTGTTTATCCTCATTTAATAAAACCACCAATCCAAAACTAGCTGAACTCTCCCACCTCCACCTTGTTCTCCTATCTCTGGATTCTTCTCTTTGATTTGAGATTCGCAACTGGTAGTCTTAATGGGTCATAGCCAACTTTTTGTCCAGATTTCTTCAATTTATAGGttttattttgttgattttgtCATGTAAAGCAATACAGCTCTGCTGATAATATTGTGCATTGCACTCCCAGGTAGAGGAGAATATGCGATTAAGGACTGAACTTCAGAAAAAAATTCAGGAACTTGAAAAATACGTAAGTGCTTCTAATAGTTTCTGCTACTCTATCCAATATGAATTGAATTGCCAGCTGATTAAATCCAAGTAATTCCTTGTTAGCTGGTGTATTTGCTGGTCTATAATTCCTGTTTTCTTTCTCTTAACTTTTTTTCTGTATTAAGTATCACTTCCATCTTCCTATGAATATGTTAATTCCTTATCTATTTCtttgtgtttttctttttcttttctgtctGTTCATCTTAACACTCTCATTCTTGCTCATGCTAAACAAAGAAAGCTCCGAGCTatgctggaaaaaaaaaaagaaaatatttttttttgagttcGAAACTTATTTCTCATTCAACTGCTGGTAGTTTTTAATAAGAACTGTTATTAGCTGCATTAAGCACATTtgctttcaaattaattttttccatTGTAATTTTTAATTGCCATATGCCCATATCATTGACTATGTAATTCTTGATATTTGCAATTGAGAATGGTTGTCATGagctgatttttcttttctcttccgaGTTATAATTCAATTCTATCCCccccttttcatgttttatttttttctcaccTTTTCTTGCATCCTCTTTCCATTTTAATAAAACGAAAGCTAAGGTGTTGGGGATTTTCATTTCACCATAGTGCATGTTTTAGGAAACATACATTATTGATTATACCAGGCTAACATAGGTCTGTTTAAATGCTGCATATGCTCTAATTTGGACAAAACGAGGCTCAATTGCTCAATCTTGAATTATGTAAAGGTCTACTTATGCCAAATCGAAACATGAGCACCCAGTTGTCTTTGGTGGGATTGAATAACCTAAGAAGCTGATAGAATTTCTCCTTAACATAAGAAACAACCATATTGATATTATCTGGCATCAAGAGCTCAATTCGAAGCTATTATAGTTTTTTATCCAAACTGAACATCATCTTACAGAGGCTTTCTGGAGCATCTTTGCTAATACTAGCAAATAAGCAAGACCTAAAAGGTGCTTTTACACCAGATGAAATTGCTAAGGTACTGATTTAAATATTGTAATTTGTAGgtcatttttctttcttggaCCAACTTGAAGTTTGTTGTCCTTTTTCCATGTTATTACTGTGCTGCTCATTGTCCTGAAATATTCACTCTCCCGGTGTAGTTGTGAACTTTAATTTGATATTTGAGCATGTGTGTCAACTTGTGAATCTTGCTTTCTCAATTATGTCATCAGGTGTGTTTGTTTCAGCAGCTATTAATGATGTTAGGCACGTGTATTCTGTTTCTTCCTATTCTACTTTAAATCCTATTATATTTGATCAGAACGGGGCAAAGAACATTTCATGGTTTAATGATTACGGAAGTCGACTTGAtatgcatatatttttaaatatctataACTTTCCAGTATTTGGGCAATGAAAGAAACATGGTTCAAAATGGTTAAGCATGCCTTAGTATCTTGACCTTACACTtcctgattatatatatatatatatatatatatatatatatatatatatatatatataattttttggtttccattttcttttcttccaaaGTTATTATGTCTGATTTATAGCCTTGCTTTCGTCTTTTGAAATTCTAAAATGGACTTTGCAAAACTTTTGCAGGTACTAAACCTGGAGAATATGGACAAAACCAGGCATTGGAAAATCGTGGGCTGTAGCGCATACACAGGGGAGGGGCTGCTTGAGGGATTTGATTGGTTGGTTCAGGACATGATGATACCTTAGGATCTAGTCAACATTAAGCAATAGAGTTAGGTTTTTTTTATTGGCCCTCTCAGAGAACTGATTAAGGTCCATTTGTACTGTTTTATTAACTATCTTATTGTTGTGGAATTTAGTCAAGCTGTGAATtcgacaaaaaaagaaaaaaagtcaaGCTGTGAAACTTTTTGAGTCAATAGTATTATTAAAACTTTCAATGGGAAGTTTGGGTCAATATTTGGGACTAATCAGCcataaaagcaaattaaataacaaatatttttttgattttactattaatttgcaACGAAATAACGACCAAATGCTCTTTTTTGAGGCGATCAAATAATAACGAAATAGCGATTAAATTAGCGATCAAAACAGTGATTATTTCGCGATCAAAATTTAGCAAtcaaaaaatggtcgctgattggtcacttaatttgccatgacactaaattagcgaccaaaaaatggtcgctgattggtcgttattttgtaatacttaatttgccatgacaccaaattagcgaccaaaaaatggtcgctgattggttgtTATTTTGTAATACTTAATTTGCCATGaaaccaaattagcgaccaaaaaatggtcgctgattggtcgctattttgtaatatttaatttgccatgacaccaaattagcgaccaaaaaatggtcgctgattggtcgctattttagcgaccaattttcagattgtcgccaaaaatttagcgactggccaaacaccgaccatttcattttggtcgctaaatggtcgctatttcataatagcgaccaaattctgccttttagcgaccaaaattttggtcgctaaatcactgtttttttgtagtgtactataaataaataactctagttaggggtgagcattcgatcgattcggttcaaaaccgaattggtattaataaaaattgaatcgaactgaatcgaagcggtttgattcggtttagtttaatcggtttgattttttaatgaattttttattttttacactttatttttagtaatttaaaatttaattagaatattttaactttaatatgatctaatctctatattgttgaaaataatatactattatcactaatcgattcggttcgattttttcaatttttttaatcaaaatcgaatcaaattgaaaattttgaaaataaaaatcgaattgaaccgaaatgaataaaaagcgaactaaaattttaaattaattcagttcggtcaatttattttatttgaacatAATACTGTTCACCCTACTCATAATTGTGATATATAACGATGGAGTCATGGTTCTGAGTTATGGGTTAGGCTCCATACATGGATTATTTTCATGGATcccaaattaaatttaataattttacctccaataaattattaagttaaaacccaaatttaattagtttgtaaataatataaaagtaaacTTTCAAATTCATATCACAAacggaattaaattaattaaaaataaaaaacaatccTAAAATCTACAACTTAGTGCAACTAGCAAAATTAAACTGGTTCAACACAAattgagaaagaaaaaagattaGTGATTTGCAGCAGCAGGTGATGCCCTAGACACATCTGCAGAATTTGGTTCAACAACATACAGTTAGTAAATATAATATAGTAATTTATATTACAAATGGGAACAATCACAAGTGCTGGCAGTTAAGAGATCCTAGGAAAAGACCAATCATTCATCAACGGAATATATACggccaattttttttatatagtagaAGATGGAGCTCATCatcttccaaaaaaaaaaatatatatatatatgtacgaagaagaaaaagttgaagGGGGAAAAGTAAATTCGAGAGGTTCTAAAGCATATTATGCATAGTATAATAGATAGTGGGGTTTAATCCATTTGGGGTAGTTTATAATATCATGCCTAAACtttaattaaaagtattatttaattactattttttaataaaaaataacttaattttccatattttattttattaataaaataatctctcttttaaaatttacttttaaatcaTAATGATTTACACATTGACATGTCATTTTCTATCctaatttagtattttttttaagagtaaacataatttataataCGTAAAAGGAATTTTGAGCTTATAATAGATTCGACTCTCTATTCATATTCTtacatatgaaaaaaaaaaaaaaaatttagtatcTTAAATTTAGGTTGACTTTTTAAATCTATAgctgataaattaaaaaaaaaaaaactagtttTGTTAATTGTTCTAAACTAGTTTTGTTAATTGttctttcatatttaaaaattagtgattattttatcaaatctcaaaatatattttacactaCCCATTAATTTATTATAGGATAAGAGTACAAGTTTAATGGCAGAaagttactatttaattttgagGTTTAGTAAAATCAACTTCTTGCTTGATTTAGTTTAAAAACAAATTAGTTAGTCTTTTATCTTTTGAcgtgtaaaatatttatttcggtgtgtttaaataattaatcattTGGACTAACAGATTTAGTTTGATAATAAGTGTATCTAAATAAATCTAAGAGATCTCAAATTCTGCTCTCTCAATTCTTAATTctcatttcataaaaaaaaaaaattaatcattcaGTATCTTCACTTATTTAAAGCATTGCTAATATATGAAATATCTAAAATGCTGTTATTCTAATTAACTTTGAAATTTCAAAACACAACTTCTTGGTccatgtaattttaaaattacaactaTTCAATTgctttgtaatttaaaaattactccTCCTCTCCTTCCATAATTTTTATCACTCCTGTTTTTCCACACATAATTAGgaaaggtattttttttttattaactttccaTTTTAAAGGCATtaacttttattaaatattaataaatattttaaaattttccttaaaaataaaataaaataaaataaaataaaataaaataaaattataataattaatttatatattattatagtgtaAAAATAGAgtcgataataattttaaaataattaaaaaaaatataaataaaaattatgagacgaaaagaatattattcattttttgcaataattatttaactcctttaattaagaattgaaattaaatagttaatgatCTAACGATTGAGATTAAATAGTTAACAGTTTTAAATAAgagtaattaataaatatattttcaataatagagaaatcaaataattatatatgcttattaaattatatagattATATAACAACTTTTCCAGGTTTTCAAGTGACAAGAATTAGCAAATTCCAGTACCATGTGAGAGTTTGTCTTCAAATGTTGTGAGGTAATCGTTGATGAGTCAAGCTGATGTAAAATTGCCAATTTTGCTGTGTCTGCGTCGTATCCACGCAAGCAACTTTTCATTCCACTATTTATCCTGCGCATATCCAGGATTTGGTCTAACGTTTAATTAATTTGTACTTACAAGTTATACTAATTGCTTTCACCTGTTCATacatcaaattatttatttcctCTGTTCCATCAATCATGATTCCCACTatctctcttattttttttaaaatatacagtttttacattaattaatttaatatgtttaaattaaaattttactctgttttaaattttatttatgattagATTTTATGTGCATTGCCTTGTATTATTATGTATGATTACGAGAATCAGCTCTAGTCGTGGTTTAGATAAAGAGTTTAAAATCGGTAAAAAGATAAAATCTACTCTAAATATATATagtatgataaaaaatattaaaatttattttttgatgtaatttattttaaaaatattattaaaggcCAAATAATCTCAAATATAgctaaataaattgaatagagcataatttatattttgaaatctTGACAAGTGTATAATAGTTTTATTTGACATATTAATGATAATTGATATGGCCAAAAGAAGAGTTGTTTTGTGATTGGTTAATcctacaagaaaaaaaaaagtgagatgGTTGGCGCCTACAATAGCCGCttcgacgctcaagttagtaaactgaAAAATAAGGTAAGAGTATTGTAATtacttagaactcaagagtagttgtgtagaATTGTGTACCTTTACCTCTGTAATTgttagcttttatactgtaagaagatggagttaaCCATGATATTTCTTGGAAATTCGATGATGATCTGGCTGACTACTCAATAAGGGATATCGCCAGCTAATCAGTCGGTGATCCCACTATTACCAATGTAATGGGGATATGCTGAACTATGCCTTCTAACAGTAACTTTATACCAAGACTTGATCTATCCGAGGGAGGGCGAGTATTGATGATGAATCGGGTGTTACGGTGTCCGAATTTTCCTTTCCTCGAGTGGGACCGCATACCAGCTTATCAGATCCTTGCCATGTGGCCCTGCcttatggtgacagctcattGCCTACTTTGGCCTATTGTTGTGTAACATCAAAGGTCCCTCCGCTGGTCTTCAATTCTTTAGGTTTGAAGGTGACAGTTGTCTTCATGATATGGTGCCCGTGGCTTGTTTAGGTTGGCCTTTCATACTCGCATTGCTTTGTCTGCACCTAGCAAATACCCTTCCAAGTGGTATGATAGCGAAATGTATCATAATCTTGAAGCGTAAATCATACCGACTGTCTTGAGTGGAGTCGTGCGGCCTTAGTTAACTCCGTTGAACTAAGCCAGCTTCTATCCAAGCTGAGCGTGCGTTGTCCCTGCTTTCTTCTTACTTGCCCTGTTGTCCAGGCTGGTCCAAGATCTTGTCCAGCATATGGCCGAAATTGATCCGAGTGATATGGTAATGCCTTGGTGAGTTTCTGGACTTTTTCTTGCCTTAACGAGCTCTAGCAAGCTTTTGGGCATTCTGTAGCCCTAGTGAGCTTTCGGGCATTCTCTAGCCTTGATGAGTTTTCGGGCATTTTTCAGTCTTATCGAGCCTCTGGGCATTTTTCAGCTCTAGCACATTTTTGGGCATTTTCCAGCCTTGGCGCGTTTTTGGGCATTCTCTAGCCCTGATGAGCTTTTAGGCATTTTTCAGCTCTAATGAGCTTTTGGGCGTTTTCCCCTTTATGGACTTCGCTCGTTCGCTTAACTGTCTGTCCTGCCTTCACCACTCGTCAAAAAGTCTCACCTGCCTACAATGAGCTTCCTTCGCAAAAAGTTTtggattttcaaaaatatttgtAAGAGCTGTGATAAATGTCTCGGAGACTTTTTATGAATCGAGGCCAATGCTCGATCGCGAGGCCAATGCTCGGTCGCATGGCCTGTCTCATACTCGCCTTAAAAACTTGTTGTGAAATGAGACTAACACCCAATTGATCGGCTTAGCATATACTCGCTTTGAGGCCTGGTCATGAAATGCCTTGGGATCTTTTTGTGAAACGGCACTCACACTCAGTTGGTCGGCTTGGCATAAGATACCTTGTGATGCAGGACTAACACTTGGatagccttgtggccttttagtgggactaacacatggATGGCCTGACAAAACTCACCTTGTGGCCTAACACGAGATGCCTTGTTATGTGGGACTAATACCCTGATGGCTTTGTGGACTTTTAGTGGGAATGATACCTAGTGACTTGGCGAAACTcgtcttgtggcctggcatgacATACCTTGTTATGTGGGAATAACACACAATGGCCTTGTAGTCCTTTAGCAAGACTAACACCCAAATGGCCTTGTTgccttttagtgggactaacacttaGATGGCATGGCGGAACTCACCTTGTGGCTTGATATGGGTACCTTGTTATGCAGGACTGATACCCATATGGCCTTGTAgccttttagtgggactaacacccatatggccttgtggccttttagtgGGACTGACATCCAGATgaccttgtggccttttagtgTGACTAACACCTGGATGGCTTGACAGATCTTGCCTTGTCGCCTGCcatgagatgccttgttatgCGGGACTAATATTCGGATGGCTTTATGGACTTTTAGTGAGATTGGCACCTGGATGGCCTAGCAGAACTCATCTTATGGCTTGGCAGAATCCTTGTTATGCGGGACTAATACCTGAATGGCCTTATGGCCTTTTAGTGGGACTGACACCCAGATGGCCTAGCGAaacttgccttgtggcctggcaagAGATGCCTTGTTATACGGGACTAACAACTGGATGGTCTTGTAG is a window from the Manihot esculenta cultivar AM560-2 chromosome 16, M.esculenta_v8, whole genome shotgun sequence genome containing:
- the LOC110603379 gene encoding ADP-ribosylation factor-like protein 2 isoform X3 gives rise to the protein MMWASVRRKVLSGSSTTYLVEENMRLRTELQKKIQELEKYRLSGASLLILANKQDLKGAFTPDEIAKVLNLENMDKTRHWKIVGCSAYTGEGLLEGFDWLVQDMMIP
- the LOC110603379 gene encoding ADP-ribosylation factor-like protein 2 isoform X2, which translates into the protein MMWASVRRKVLSGSSTTYLVLEQSLPGTCFMAPLSRSYSNPLKVEENMRLRTELQKKIQELEKYRLSGASLLILANKQDLKGAFTPDEIAKVLNLENMDKTRHWKIVGCSAYTGEGLLEGFDWLVQDMMIP
- the LOC110603379 gene encoding uncharacterized protein LOC110603379 isoform X6, with protein sequence MMWASVRRKVLSGSSTTYLVLEQSLPGTCFMAPLSRSYSNPLKVEENMRLRTELQKKIQELEKYVSASNSFCYSIQYELNCQLIKSKY
- the LOC110603379 gene encoding uncharacterized protein LOC110603379 isoform X4, which gives rise to MMWASVRRKVLSGSSTTYLVLEQSLPGTCFMAPLSRSYSNPLKVEENMRLRTELQKKIQELEKYVLNLENMDKTRHWKIVGCSAYTGEGLLEGFDWLVQDMMIP
- the LOC110603379 gene encoding uncharacterized protein LOC110603379 isoform X7; protein product: MMWASVRRKVLSGSSTTYLVLEQSLPGTCFMAPLSRSYSNPLKVEENMRLRTELQKKIQELEKYYLGNERNMVQNG
- the LOC110603379 gene encoding ADP-ribosylation factor-like protein 2 isoform X5, whose product is MSVSMVPLVEENMRLRTELQKKIQELEKYRLSGASLLILANKQDLKGAFTPDEIAKVLNLENMDKTRHWKIVGCSAYTGEGLLEGFDWLVQDMMIP